One Candidatus Sulfurimonas baltica DNA segment encodes these proteins:
- a CDS encoding DHH family phosphoesterase, whose product MNTKTIHHLSHTDLDGYSCQLVMKYTPYKLFNYNANYGAEVKQTLDVILENIVKDETSATILITDLNLTADESRWLNSEVNKLNEAKKDITLTLLDHHGSGEDSASKYEWYFLDTNRCATKITYDYVKENFEFNEPSWMNKFVNIVNAVDLWKMDEEANFEYGKVCMRLITETRELNKVMFANVDNNYKISLLLEATKYIDEENAPIVLDEKIHLIKKEFFKRGKNDTLDNLATEFIVELLGQSRDEKTIYYKGYRGYLSYGVGNTSIIGNGFLLAYPEYDFIVDVSYRGTMSLRANNKVSVSQISKEWSNGGGHPNAAGGRIIGFKEQYHYDKVKKQIEKIINEKEAVAGDLEYKKES is encoded by the coding sequence ATGAACACAAAGACAATCCACCACTTATCACACACAGACCTTGACGGCTATAGCTGTCAGCTAGTTATGAAGTACACTCCCTATAAACTGTTTAATTACAACGCTAATTATGGTGCCGAAGTGAAACAGACGCTAGACGTAATCTTAGAAAACATTGTTAAAGATGAAACAAGTGCTACGATTTTAATCACTGATCTAAATTTAACCGCAGATGAATCGAGATGGCTAAACAGTGAAGTCAATAAATTAAATGAAGCAAAAAAAGATATAACTCTTACCCTCTTAGACCATCATGGAAGCGGTGAAGATAGTGCAAGTAAGTATGAGTGGTATTTTCTTGACACAAACAGATGTGCAACTAAGATTACATATGACTACGTAAAAGAGAACTTTGAATTTAATGAACCTTCTTGGATGAATAAGTTTGTAAATATAGTAAATGCTGTTGATTTATGGAAAATGGACGAAGAAGCTAACTTTGAGTACGGAAAAGTTTGTATGCGTCTTATAACTGAGACAAGAGAACTCAATAAAGTCATGTTTGCCAATGTTGATAACAACTATAAAATATCACTCCTGCTTGAAGCTACAAAATATATAGATGAAGAGAATGCTCCTATAGTTTTAGACGAAAAAATTCATCTAATAAAAAAAGAGTTTTTTAAGCGTGGCAAAAATGACACTTTAGATAACTTGGCAACAGAGTTCATAGTTGAACTTTTAGGTCAGAGTAGAGATGAAAAAACAATCTACTATAAAGGTTACAGAGGCTATTTAAGCTATGGGGTTGGTAATACTTCTATCATAGGAAATGGTTTTTTATTGGCATATCCTGAATATGATTTTATTGTAGATGTCAGCTACAGAGGGACAATGAGCCTCAGAGCCAACAATAAGGTCAGTGTTTCACAGATATCAAAAGAGTGGTCAAATGGTGGAGGACATCCTAATGCAGCAGGCGGTCGCATTATCGGTTTTAAAGAGCAATACCATTATGATAAAGTCAAAAAACAGATAGAAAAGATTATCAATGAAAAAGAGGCTGTTGCTGGTGATTTAGAGTATAAAAAAGAGTCTTAA
- the pyrH gene encoding UMP kinase codes for MANKRVLVKFSGEALAGEAGHGIDTQILNYISQEIKSLVDAGIEVGIVIGGGNIIRGVTAAKDGIIKRTSGDYMGMLATVINGVAMQEACEHAGLQVRMQTAIKMEQIAEPYINRRAVRHLEKGRVVIFAAGTGNPYFTTDTAATLRAVEIGAEVIIKATKVDGVYDKDPKKFSDAVKLPTLSYEQALSDNIKVMDDTSIALAKDNSLPILICDMFKKGNLLDILNGNMQNCSIVK; via the coding sequence ATGGCTAACAAACGAGTATTGGTTAAGTTTTCAGGTGAAGCATTAGCAGGTGAAGCAGGTCATGGAATCGACACACAGATTTTAAACTATATTTCTCAAGAGATTAAGTCATTGGTGGACGCGGGGATTGAAGTCGGTATAGTTATTGGAGGCGGTAATATAATTCGTGGCGTAACGGCTGCTAAAGATGGTATTATTAAAAGAACATCTGGTGACTATATGGGGATGTTGGCGACTGTTATAAATGGTGTTGCTATGCAAGAAGCGTGCGAACATGCAGGACTTCAGGTCCGCATGCAGACAGCTATCAAAATGGAACAGATAGCAGAGCCTTACATTAACCGCCGTGCAGTTCGTCATTTAGAGAAGGGCCGCGTTGTTATTTTTGCAGCAGGAACAGGAAATCCATACTTTACCACAGATACGGCTGCAACTCTTAGAGCAGTAGAAATAGGGGCAGAAGTTATTATTAAAGCCACAAAAGTTGATGGTGTTTATGATAAAGACCCTAAAAAGTTCAGTGATGCTGTTAAATTGCCGACATTATCTTATGAGCAGGCACTTAGTGACAATATCAAAGTTATGGATGACACATCTATAGCATTGGCAAAAGACAATTCATTACCAATTCTAATATGTGACATGTTTAAAAAAGGCAATCTTTTGGATATACTAAACGGTAATATGCAAAACTGCTCAATCGTAAAATAA
- a CDS encoding N-acetylmuramoyl-L-alanine amidase produces the protein MKTSSQSDHFRAYNDYKNLYLKAIMEEDSNLRLSALQGIVRSGKKLHIDVEQYSKELKKLSTDKIYTTHNIKANLKKDKNKKIELKSSHKLKSVFWRDSKLVLKFDKELEKNQINYFTLHESESKVFRYIFDIEPSTLTKSQNLRKDGIRKIKLAQFKPDILRLVIENDSGTNVDFIKESDELVINIEKIKPMPAYQPPLKVDREKVIVIDAGHGGKDPGAVGYKKYREKVVVFKIAKELAKILKSRGYKVFMTRDRDRFVKLSKRTQYANEKSANIFVSIHANAVDKKNANSASGIECYFLSPSRSSRAKRVAAQENSADMSDMNMYGKDSYLNLLNHHNILASNKLAIDLQRGMLGLLSGKYKDVKDGGVREGPFWVLVGAQMPSVLVEVGFISNPKEAKMLVNNEYRKTMAQGMANGIERYFANN, from the coding sequence ATGAAAACTTCCTCTCAGAGTGATCATTTTCGTGCATACAATGACTATAAAAACCTCTATTTAAAAGCAATAATGGAAGAGGACTCCAACTTAAGATTAAGTGCTTTACAGGGGATTGTAAGAAGCGGAAAAAAACTTCATATAGACGTTGAGCAGTATTCTAAAGAACTTAAAAAGTTGTCAACTGATAAAATATACACTACTCACAACATAAAAGCAAATCTAAAAAAAGATAAAAATAAAAAAATAGAACTTAAATCTTCTCATAAATTAAAGTCTGTATTCTGGAGAGATAGCAAACTAGTCCTTAAGTTTGACAAAGAACTTGAGAAGAATCAGATTAATTATTTTACTCTACATGAATCAGAGAGCAAAGTTTTCAGATATATATTTGATATAGAACCATCAACGCTCACAAAATCTCAAAATCTTAGAAAAGATGGCATTCGTAAGATTAAATTAGCACAGTTTAAGCCGGATATTCTCAGGCTTGTCATTGAGAATGACTCGGGTACAAATGTAGATTTTATAAAAGAATCAGATGAATTAGTTATAAATATTGAAAAAATAAAACCTATGCCAGCATATCAACCACCTTTAAAAGTTGATAGAGAGAAAGTAATTGTTATAGATGCAGGGCATGGAGGTAAAGATCCAGGGGCAGTAGGATATAAAAAATACAGAGAAAAAGTAGTTGTTTTTAAAATAGCAAAAGAGTTGGCAAAAATATTAAAGTCTCGCGGATATAAAGTTTTTATGACTAGAGACAGGGATAGATTCGTAAAACTCAGCAAAAGAACGCAGTATGCAAATGAGAAGAGTGCAAATATATTTGTAAGTATTCATGCTAATGCTGTTGATAAAAAAAATGCAAACAGTGCCAGCGGTATAGAGTGCTATTTTTTATCTCCCTCCCGTTCAAGTAGAGCTAAAAGAGTAGCAGCACAGGAGAATTCAGCAGATATGAGTGATATGAATATGTATGGAAAAGACAGCTATTTAAATCTTCTCAACCACCATAATATATTGGCTTCAAACAAACTTGCTATTGATCTGCAAAGGGGAATGCTCGGTTTGCTTAGCGGTAAATACAAAGACGTTAAAGACGGGGGAGTCAGAGAGGGACCTTTTTGGGTTTTAGTCGGGGCTCAAATGCCTTCTGTTTTGGTTGAAGTTGGCTTCATATCAAATCCAAAAGAGGCAAAAATGCTAGTGAATAACGAGTATAGAAAAACAATGGCTCAAGGTATGGCAAATGGTATAGAGAGATATTTTGCTAATAACTAG
- a CDS encoding nitronate monooxygenase: MGFKSLKIGKHIIEKPIVQGGMGVGISWDKLAGSVSKEGGLGVISSVGTGYYEDKKYATKLVAGRPLDALGFYSKDGFNAIVKNARKICAEKPLAANILYAINDYGRVVTDACEAGINIIITGAGLPTNMPEFTEGYPDVALVPIVSSAKALKIICKRWQKRYNRLPDAVVLEGPKSGGHQGFTYEQCSMPENQLENLVKPVVEEAALWGDIPVIAAGGVWDKNDIEEMISLGASGVQMGTRFIGTFECDAHENLKQVLVGAKKEDIQLMASPVGYPAQGVRTNLTELVEKREGPAIKCISNCVAPCNRGVEAKEVGFCIADRLSDAFEGNLETGLFFSGTNGYRLDKIISVKELMEKLTEGE, translated from the coding sequence ATGGGTTTTAAGTCATTAAAAATTGGTAAACATATAATAGAGAAGCCCATAGTTCAAGGCGGAATGGGTGTCGGCATAAGTTGGGATAAATTAGCCGGTAGTGTTTCAAAAGAGGGCGGTCTCGGTGTAATCAGTTCAGTGGGGACAGGTTATTACGAGGATAAGAAATATGCAACAAAATTAGTGGCTGGCAGGCCACTTGATGCTTTAGGTTTTTACTCAAAAGATGGTTTCAATGCTATAGTGAAAAATGCCAGAAAGATATGTGCAGAGAAACCCCTTGCTGCAAATATTTTATATGCTATTAATGATTATGGTCGTGTTGTTACAGACGCCTGTGAAGCAGGTATTAACATCATTATAACAGGTGCTGGACTTCCAACAAATATGCCAGAGTTTACAGAGGGTTATCCTGATGTTGCTCTTGTGCCGATTGTTTCATCTGCAAAAGCTCTTAAAATTATATGTAAAAGATGGCAAAAAAGATACAACAGACTTCCAGATGCAGTAGTTCTTGAAGGACCAAAGAGTGGTGGACATCAAGGTTTTACGTATGAGCAGTGTTCAATGCCTGAGAATCAGCTAGAAAATCTTGTTAAACCAGTTGTTGAAGAAGCAGCCTTGTGGGGAGATATTCCGGTAATAGCTGCGGGCGGTGTTTGGGATAAAAATGATATAGAAGAGATGATATCCCTTGGTGCTTCAGGGGTTCAGATGGGCACCCGTTTTATTGGAACCTTTGAGTGTGATGCTCATGAAAATCTTAAACAAGTTCTAGTAGGGGCTAAAAAAGAGGATATTCAACTTATGGCATCTCCTGTTGGGTACCCGGCACAAGGGGTTAGAACTAACCTTACAGAGTTAGTAGAAAAAAGAGAAGGCCCTGCAATAAAGTGTATTTCTAACTGTGTTGCACCATGTAATCGCGGCGTAGAAGCAAAAGAGGTTGGTTTTTGCATAGCAGACAGACTTAGTGATGCTTTTGAAGGCAATCTTGAGACGGGTCTATTCTTCTCCGGTACAAATGGATATAGGTTAGATAAAATCATTTCCGTAAAAGAGCTGATGGAAAAACTCACAGAGGGTGAATAG
- a CDS encoding DNA-directed RNA polymerase subunit omega produces the protein MKVEELTAKILDNNPNMDRYQIALAVAKRTDQLLNGATSKLSVSKNIKAADLALMEIAEGLIIIKGFVDIEK, from the coding sequence ATGAAAGTAGAAGAATTAACAGCGAAAATTTTAGACAACAACCCAAATATGGATCGTTACCAAATAGCCTTAGCTGTAGCAAAAAGAACAGATCAGCTTTTAAACGGTGCGACTAGTAAACTTAGTGTTTCAAAAAATATAAAAGCAGCAGATTTAGCTTTAATGGAAATTGCTGAGGGCCTTATAATAATTAAAGGCTTTGTTGACATAGAGAAATAA
- the rpsO gene encoding 30S ribosomal protein S15, with translation MALNSAKIQELVTTYGRKENDTGSSEVQIALLTERIRDLTEHLKVFKKDHASRLGLLKLVGQRRRLMKYFKRKDKDSYLKLVENLGIRDNI, from the coding sequence ATGGCTTTAAATTCGGCTAAAATACAAGAACTTGTGACAACATATGGTCGCAAAGAAAACGACACTGGTTCAAGTGAAGTTCAAATTGCTCTATTAACAGAGAGAATCAGAGATTTAACTGAACACTTAAAAGTGTTTAAAAAAGATCACGCATCTAGACTTGGTTTATTAAAACTAGTTGGTCAACGTCGTCGTTTAATGAAATATTTCAAAAGAAAAGATAAAGATTCTTATCTTAAACTAGTGGAAAATTTAGGTATTCGCGATAACATCTAA
- the flhA gene encoding flagellar biosynthesis protein FlhA — protein sequence MAKKYTTRQQIGVTLNFLLGQKDLSVVIFVMAILAIIIVPLPSAILDVLLTVSMALAVLILLISLYVPKPTDLTTFPTLILILTLFRLSLNIATTRMILSEGSKGPEAVSSIITSFGDFVVGGNFVIGIIVFSILVLINFMVITKGSTRVAEVAARFTLDSMPGKQMAVDADLNAGLIDDAQAKQRRAEILQDANFYGAMDGSSKFVKGDAVAGIIITLINIIGGFLIGVFQNDMSVGDSASTFTLLTIGDGLVGQIPALIISTATGIMITRSSGEGDNFADGAINQMVGNAKIMMIVGFIMILFALVPGLPTASMGFVGILFAGLGWSIYKYEKGELTILNIGSTLSAKTKDQQDKEKATRPEKTNEEIAKEEETALEDILKVEMLELTLGYQLIRLADKSQGGDLLERIRSMRRKIASDFGFLMPQVRIRDNLHLQPQQYQILLKGISIGEGMIMPDKFLAMDSGMATGEISGEATKEPAFGLDAMWIFPQQKEDAIINGYTVVDPSTVISTHMSELVKKNAEDLLTRQEVQTLIDKIKNDFPVIIDDVQKVASIGLIQRILKALLHEKIPLKDMLTILETIADIAEFTKNVDVITEQVRARLSRIITKMYSSEDGVIRLLTFDTSSEQLMLEKSQEQDGTRNLLLNVGEINALVQATSAKAAEMLQKGVSPVVIIVDPQLRKGIAEIFERFSLDVVTLSHAEIDSSATFEVMGSISISQKEK from the coding sequence TTGGCAAAAAAATATACAACAAGACAACAGATAGGTGTAACCTTAAACTTTTTACTTGGTCAAAAAGATTTAAGTGTCGTTATATTTGTTATGGCGATTTTAGCGATTATTATCGTTCCCTTGCCATCAGCAATTTTAGATGTGCTACTAACAGTCTCCATGGCTTTGGCTGTTTTAATATTGCTTATATCGCTTTATGTTCCCAAGCCTACTGATTTAACAACATTTCCAACACTTATACTTATCCTCACACTTTTTAGGCTATCTCTGAACATAGCAACAACAAGGATGATATTAAGCGAAGGGAGCAAAGGTCCGGAGGCTGTTAGTAGTATTATTACAAGTTTTGGAGACTTTGTTGTAGGCGGAAACTTTGTTATAGGTATTATTGTTTTTTCAATTTTAGTTCTTATTAACTTTATGGTTATAACAAAGGGTTCAACAAGAGTTGCAGAAGTTGCGGCTCGTTTTACACTTGATTCAATGCCGGGTAAACAGATGGCAGTTGATGCTGACTTAAATGCAGGGCTTATAGATGATGCTCAGGCAAAGCAGCGGCGCGCCGAAATCCTTCAAGATGCCAACTTTTATGGAGCTATGGATGGTTCTAGCAAGTTTGTAAAAGGTGATGCTGTTGCTGGTATTATCATTACTCTAATCAATATTATCGGTGGATTTTTAATCGGTGTATTTCAAAATGACATGAGTGTTGGAGATAGTGCCTCAACATTTACACTTTTGACTATAGGTGATGGTTTAGTCGGTCAGATACCTGCACTTATAATCTCAACCGCTACAGGTATTATGATTACACGTTCGTCCGGTGAGGGTGACAACTTTGCAGATGGCGCGATAAACCAAATGGTTGGTAATGCAAAAATCATGATGATTGTTGGTTTCATTATGATTTTATTTGCTTTAGTTCCCGGTCTTCCGACAGCTTCTATGGGTTTTGTTGGGATTTTATTTGCCGGACTTGGATGGTCAATATACAAATACGAAAAAGGCGAACTTACCATACTTAATATCGGTAGCACGCTATCAGCTAAAACTAAAGATCAGCAAGACAAAGAAAAAGCTACTAGACCTGAAAAAACGAATGAAGAGATTGCAAAAGAGGAAGAAACGGCTCTCGAGGATATACTAAAAGTTGAGATGCTGGAGCTAACCCTTGGATATCAGCTTATCCGCTTAGCAGATAAATCTCAAGGCGGTGATCTACTAGAGCGTATTCGCTCTATGAGACGTAAAATAGCATCAGATTTTGGTTTTTTAATGCCTCAAGTTCGTATTCGGGACAACTTGCACCTGCAGCCTCAGCAGTACCAAATACTTTTAAAAGGAATCTCTATAGGTGAAGGTATGATTATGCCTGATAAATTTTTAGCTATGGACAGCGGCATGGCAACAGGTGAAATATCTGGAGAAGCGACAAAAGAGCCGGCTTTTGGACTTGATGCAATGTGGATATTTCCTCAACAAAAAGAGGATGCCATAATAAATGGCTACACAGTTGTTGACCCATCAACCGTTATATCTACCCACATGAGTGAGCTTGTTAAAAAGAATGCTGAAGATTTACTTACTCGTCAAGAGGTTCAAACACTTATTGATAAAATAAAAAATGATTTCCCTGTTATTATTGACGATGTGCAAAAAGTTGCCTCAATTGGTCTTATACAGAGAATATTAAAAGCTCTTTTACATGAAAAAATACCTCTTAAAGATATGCTTACAATATTAGAGACTATTGCAGATATAGCAGAGTTTACTAAAAATGTAGATGTAATTACCGAGCAGGTTCGTGCTAGACTCTCTCGAATTATTACTAAAATGTACTCAAGTGAGGATGGAGTGATAAGACTTCTTACGTTTGACACATCCTCTGAGCAGTTAATGTTAGAAAAATCCCAGGAGCAGGATGGAACAAGAAATCTTCTTCTCAATGTTGGTGAGATAAATGCTCTTGTACAGGCAACCAGTGCCAAAGCGGCCGAAATGCTGCAAAAAGGTGTATCTCCTGTTGTTATTATAGTTGACCCGCAGCTTCGCAAAGGGATAGCAGAGATATTTGAGAGATTCTCTCTTGATGTCGTAACTCTGTCACATGCAGAGATAGACTCAAGTGCAACATTTGAAGTGATGGGTTCAATATCTATCAGCCAAAAAGAAAAATAA
- the tyrS gene encoding tyrosine--tRNA ligase, with protein MVSEALREINRGCAEIIDNERIEKLLKAYFDEGKTYTVKAGFDPTAPDLHLGHTVLLQKLATFQKYGGRVQFLIGDFTAQIGDPTGKSATRKVLSKEDIKKNIKSYTTQAFKILDKDKTDIVYNNDWLEALGAAGMLELSSTLTVARMLERDDFSKRFASQTPIAVSEFMYPLLQGYDSVHLKSDIEIGGTDQKFNLLMGRQLQKVYDIKKQQAILMMPILEGLDGVQKMSKSLNNYIGVTDEPNDMFGKVLSISDDLMWRFYELLSTKTLDEISEIKTGVENGSLHPKTVKEDLALEITTRFHSEIQAQNAKSEFDRVHSNSQIPTEIDEFSCDGEVWIAKALVDCNIEPSTSQARRDIKQGAVKINQEKVSDEQLQLSRGEYILQVGKRKFAKLKVN; from the coding sequence ATGGTTAGTGAAGCTTTAAGAGAAATAAATAGAGGTTGTGCAGAGATTATTGATAATGAAAGAATTGAAAAATTATTAAAAGCATACTTTGATGAAGGCAAGACTTATACAGTAAAAGCTGGTTTTGATCCAACTGCACCTGATTTGCATTTAGGACATACTGTTCTTTTACAAAAATTAGCAACTTTTCAAAAATATGGTGGCAGAGTTCAGTTTTTAATAGGTGATTTTACAGCTCAAATAGGTGATCCAACAGGTAAAAGTGCTACAAGAAAAGTACTCTCAAAAGAAGATATAAAAAAGAACATAAAGTCTTATACAACACAAGCCTTTAAGATATTAGATAAAGACAAAACAGATATAGTTTACAACAATGACTGGTTAGAAGCACTAGGTGCGGCAGGGATGCTTGAATTGTCGTCAACATTAACAGTAGCAAGAATGTTAGAGCGTGATGATTTTTCAAAGAGATTTGCTTCACAAACACCAATCGCAGTAAGTGAGTTTATGTACCCACTTCTTCAGGGTTATGACAGTGTTCATCTTAAAAGTGATATAGAAATTGGTGGGACTGACCAAAAATTCAATCTTCTAATGGGAAGACAGCTTCAAAAAGTTTATGATATAAAAAAACAACAAGCTATTTTAATGATGCCTATTTTAGAGGGTCTTGATGGCGTTCAAAAAATGAGTAAATCTTTAAATAACTATATTGGTGTTACTGATGAGCCAAATGACATGTTTGGAAAAGTTCTTAGTATTTCAGATGATTTGATGTGGAGATTTTACGAGCTGCTTAGTACAAAAACTTTGGATGAAATTTCAGAGATAAAAACAGGCGTAGAAAATGGTTCTCTTCACCCTAAAACAGTAAAAGAAGATTTAGCGTTAGAAATTACTACAAGATTTCATTCCGAAATTCAAGCGCAAAATGCAAAGTCTGAGTTTGATAGAGTACACTCAAATAGCCAAATTCCAACAGAAATAGATGAATTTAGTTGCGATGGAGAAGTCTGGATTGCAAAAGCCTTGGTAGATTGTAACATTGAGCCATCTACTTCCCAAGCTAGGAGAGATATTAAGCAAGGTGCTGTTAAAATTAACCAAGAAAAAGTATCTGATGAGCAGTTACAATTATCGCGCGGTGAGTATATACTTCAAGTTGGAAAAAGAAAATTTGCAAAGCTAAAGGTGAATTAA
- a CDS encoding RrF2 family transcriptional regulator — protein MLITRASEYAILSLIVLSKADSPMDSETLSKQLSIPKSFLAKILQSLAKSKILKSYKGVNGGFALLLDPEDINMLQVMACVEGKTPTVFDCSISDIDCPSEKAHLCSIWPFLSKLQIKIDSFLAEMTLADILKK, from the coding sequence ATGTTAATAACTCGTGCTAGTGAATATGCGATTCTTTCCCTAATAGTTTTGTCAAAAGCAGATTCTCCAATGGACAGCGAAACCCTGTCTAAGCAACTCTCGATACCTAAGAGTTTTTTAGCAAAAATTCTGCAATCTCTCGCCAAGTCAAAAATATTAAAATCATACAAAGGGGTGAATGGCGGGTTTGCTCTTTTGCTTGACCCAGAAGATATCAACATGTTGCAAGTTATGGCTTGTGTAGAGGGCAAGACTCCAACTGTTTTTGATTGCTCAATATCAGATATTGATTGTCCATCGGAAAAAGCCCACCTGTGTTCTATCTGGCCATTTTTAAGTAAACTTCAAATAAAGATAGATTCATTTTTAGCAGAGATGACTTTAGCTGATATTCTCAAAAAGTAA
- a CDS encoding RelA/SpoT family protein, with product MSLSQVNIEKVKHIHDVDSAITYLFSQITPSDALHNALEYSKKAHTDQLRKSGQPYIIHPILVASIVASITDDEAMTIAALLHDIVEDTEVSIDEIKELFGDDVAHLVEGLTKIDTIRDSELIPSNSNERLVVSALSFRKMLLASTEDVRVLVVKLCDRLHNMLTLDALPEHKQKRIAEETLVVYGPIAHRLGISFLKNILEDLSFSYLFKEEKHHIDNYLDTNYHAIEMKLDEFKQSISKILVQNGFFEDDFEILSRVKHRYSIYLKMQRKGIGIEEVLDLLAVRILTKDSVKCYNILGLIHLHFQPLSSRFKDYIAVAKDNGYQTIHTTVFYNTAIFEVQIRTYDMHNTAELGVAAHWKYKSGGNNSIKLDWLNNLGYQNESVEDFYDLIKNDLYSDDISVFSPTGQAFMLPRGAIVLDFAYVVHTYVGDHAKSALINKTKAPLLSELHNGDIVKIEMSENPITRCSWIDAVKTSKAKASMRQNCNLRVREINAKSSVNILATAMNLNTSRVLEWLETHSSEKKAAIPTDIDHFREVIHKFVMDISQNNRFKRFLSSHRFKLKQYISRGIEIYSTSNISDVVFDYCCHPKTGDEIVALLEKGKVHVHHKMCKSAIKDIDKHVPMVFVKWEKQNIYNYNMIVSLHIGKGTLADFLNFLVKLNIDINSIELGKNKSESTRYCELGFESKESDINSLRAKMEQKIKVIHLIRTDDAYRN from the coding sequence TTGAGTTTGAGTCAAGTCAATATCGAAAAAGTTAAACATATACATGATGTTGACTCGGCTATAACTTACCTTTTTTCACAAATAACCCCAAGCGATGCTCTTCACAATGCGTTAGAGTACTCAAAAAAAGCCCACACAGATCAGCTCAGAAAAAGTGGTCAGCCTTACATAATTCATCCAATTTTAGTAGCAAGTATTGTCGCCTCAATAACTGATGATGAAGCTATGACTATAGCAGCACTTCTCCATGATATTGTTGAAGATACAGAAGTTTCTATTGATGAAATTAAAGAGCTTTTTGGTGATGATGTAGCGCACTTAGTTGAAGGCCTTACAAAAATAGATACCATTCGGGACTCTGAGCTTATTCCGTCAAATTCAAATGAACGATTAGTTGTATCTGCTCTTTCTTTTAGAAAGATGCTTTTAGCAAGTACAGAAGACGTTAGAGTGCTAGTTGTAAAACTTTGTGATAGATTACATAATATGCTAACTCTTGATGCCCTTCCAGAGCATAAACAAAAACGTATAGCCGAAGAAACACTTGTTGTTTATGGTCCAATTGCACATCGTTTGGGTATATCTTTTTTGAAAAATATATTAGAAGATTTAAGCTTCTCATATCTTTTTAAAGAAGAAAAACACCACATAGATAACTATCTTGATACAAATTATCATGCAATTGAGATGAAATTAGATGAGTTTAAACAGTCAATAAGTAAAATTTTAGTTCAAAATGGTTTTTTTGAAGATGACTTTGAGATACTTTCTCGTGTAAAACACCGCTACTCTATATATCTGAAAATGCAAAGAAAAGGTATAGGCATTGAGGAGGTATTAGATCTTTTAGCTGTTAGAATATTAACTAAAGATTCTGTGAAATGCTACAATATTTTAGGCCTGATTCATCTTCATTTTCAACCTCTTAGTTCAAGATTTAAAGACTACATAGCTGTTGCTAAGGATAATGGTTATCAAACTATACATACCACTGTTTTTTACAATACTGCTATTTTTGAAGTACAAATTAGAACTTATGATATGCATAATACTGCAGAACTTGGTGTTGCCGCTCATTGGAAATATAAGAGTGGCGGAAATAATAGTATTAAATTGGACTGGTTAAATAATTTGGGTTATCAAAATGAGTCAGTGGAAGATTTTTATGATTTAATTAAAAATGACTTATATAGTGATGATATATCCGTATTTTCTCCAACTGGTCAAGCTTTTATGCTTCCTCGTGGAGCAATTGTTCTTGATTTTGCTTATGTTGTTCACACTTATGTTGGGGACCATGCAAAGTCAGCTCTTATAAATAAAACAAAAGCTCCACTTTTAAGTGAATTGCATAATGGTGATATCGTTAAAATAGAAATGAGTGAAAACCCTATCACAAGATGTAGTTGGATAGATGCCGTAAAAACATCTAAAGCCAAAGCAAGTATGAGGCAAAACTGTAATTTAAGAGTGAGAGAGATTAATGCAAAATCAAGTGTAAATATCTTAGCAACTGCAATGAATTTGAACACTTCAAGAGTTCTTGAGTGGCTAGAGACGCACAGCAGTGAAAAAAAAGCTGCAATTCCCACAGATATAGATCATTTTCGTGAAGTTATCCATAAGTTTGTAATGGATATAAGTCAAAATAATCGTTTCAAAAGATTTCTCTCTTCTCATAGATTTAAATTAAAACAGTATATATCAAGAGGAATTGAAATATATAGTACCTCAAACATAAGTGACGTTGTATTTGATTACTGCTGTCATCCAAAAACTGGTGATGAAATAGTTGCACTTTTAGAAAAAGGCAAAGTTCATGTTCATCATAAAATGTGTAAAAGTGCGATTAAAGATATAGATAAACATGTGCCAATGGTGTTCGTAAAATGGGAAAAACAAAATATTTACAATTACAATATGATTGTTTCACTTCATATCGGCAAAGGAACTCTGGCAGATTTTTTAAATTTTTTGGTAAAATTAAATATTGATATAAATTCAATTGAACTTGGAAAAAATAAAAGTGAATCAACAAGATATTGTGAGCTTGGCTTTGAGTCAAAAGAATCGGATATTAATTCCCTTCGTGCTAAAATGGAACAAAAAATAAAAGTTATACATCTTATACGAACAGATGATGCATATAGAAATTAA